The Flavobacterium sp. HJ-32-4 genome contains a region encoding:
- a CDS encoding efflux RND transporter permease subunit yields the protein MFNKFIERPVLSIVISLIITFMGVLALVQLPVTQFPSISPPKVNVVAEYPGANNELMIKSVIIPLERAINGIPGMKYMAADAGNDGEATIQVVFNLGTDPNVASLNVQNRVASVVNKLPPLVVREGVKISREESNMLMYVNLYSTDPHTDQKFLFNFADINVLSELKRVDGVGYADILGNREYAMRIWLKPDRMLAYKISTDEVMEALEQQSLEASPGKTGESSGKRSQSFEYVLKYTGRFTTKEQYENVILRSTPDGEILRLKDVADIEFGSSMYDIYSNLNGRPSAAIVLKQSYGSNASQVIKDVKAKLAEIKAASFPKGMDYEISYDVSKFLDASIEKVIHTLVEAFILVGLVVFLFLGDWRSTLIPAIAVPVSLIGTFMFMQWFGITLNLITLFALVLAIGIVVDNAIVVIEAVHFKMETKHLKPLEATQEAMHEIAGAIIAITFVMAAVFIPVAFMSGPVGIFYRQFSITMATSIILSGVVALTLTPALCAMMLKNTHGQFKKKSVVNRIVGAFNKWFDKLSDRYRLLLMRIITRRTVTFGMLIAFCVGIWFFNGRVPSGFIPNEDQGMFYAVIQTPPGSSLERTNEISERLQKIAEKMPEVQSVSSLAGYEILTEGTGANAGTCLINLKSWEDRDKSVQEVIEELEAKSKDIAGATIEFFQPPAVPGYGAAGGFELRVLDKAGSGDYKKMETVSNELVAALNKRPELSSVFTFYSASFPQFLLHVDNDLAQQKGVSIENAMNTMSTLVGSNYEISFIKFGRQYKVIVQAAPNYRALPEDILKLYVKNDRDEMVPFSAFMRMEKVYGLSEITRQNMYNASEISGSAAPGYSSGEAIRVINEVAAKTLPRGFGIDWAGISKDEVARGNEAIYIFLICLAFVYLILAAQYESFILPFAVILSLVAGIFGAFLLLSALGLENNIYAQVAMIMLIGLLGKNAVLIVEFAAQKHKDGLTVFEAALEGAATRFRPILMTSFAFIAGLVPLVLASGPGALGNRTIGSAAAGGMLIGTVFGVLLIPGLYYLFASVSERNPMIDNENENPLTEEIDHNV from the coding sequence ATGTTCAATAAGTTCATAGAGCGTCCGGTCTTATCGATCGTGATTTCGCTCATCATCACCTTTATGGGTGTGCTGGCCCTCGTGCAGCTACCCGTCACCCAGTTCCCGTCGATCTCGCCTCCGAAAGTGAATGTCGTGGCCGAGTATCCGGGAGCGAACAACGAATTAATGATCAAATCGGTCATCATCCCGCTCGAGCGTGCCATCAATGGTATCCCGGGCATGAAATATATGGCTGCAGATGCCGGTAACGACGGGGAAGCGACCATCCAGGTAGTGTTCAACCTCGGCACCGATCCGAACGTGGCGTCGCTCAACGTGCAGAACCGGGTTGCCTCAGTGGTCAACAAACTTCCGCCGTTGGTCGTGCGAGAAGGGGTGAAGATCAGCCGGGAGGAATCCAACATGCTGATGTATGTGAACCTGTATAGTACCGACCCGCATACCGACCAGAAATTCCTGTTCAACTTCGCCGACATCAACGTGCTGTCGGAGTTGAAGCGGGTAGATGGTGTAGGATACGCCGACATCCTCGGTAACCGCGAATACGCCATGCGGATCTGGCTCAAGCCCGACCGGATGCTGGCCTACAAGATTTCAACCGACGAGGTGATGGAAGCGCTTGAACAACAGAGCCTTGAAGCCTCGCCGGGAAAAACGGGCGAAAGTTCGGGTAAGCGGTCGCAGTCGTTTGAATACGTATTGAAATACACCGGCCGTTTCACCACCAAAGAGCAGTATGAAAATGTCATATTGCGGTCTACGCCGGATGGCGAAATCCTTCGACTCAAAGATGTGGCGGATATCGAATTCGGAAGTTCGATGTATGACATCTATTCCAACCTGAACGGGCGTCCTTCGGCGGCGATCGTACTGAAGCAGTCGTATGGCAGTAACGCCAGCCAGGTTATCAAGGATGTCAAGGCGAAACTAGCCGAGATCAAGGCAGCGTCGTTTCCGAAGGGGATGGATTATGAAATCAGTTACGACGTTTCGAAGTTCCTCGATGCCTCGATTGAAAAGGTGATCCACACCCTTGTGGAGGCTTTTATACTCGTCGGCCTCGTGGTCTTCCTGTTCCTTGGCGACTGGCGTTCGACGCTGATTCCGGCCATCGCCGTTCCGGTGTCGCTCATCGGTACGTTTATGTTCATGCAATGGTTCGGTATCACGCTGAACCTGATTACCCTTTTTGCCCTCGTGTTGGCCATCGGTATCGTAGTTGACAATGCCATCGTCGTGATTGAGGCGGTGCACTTCAAGATGGAAACCAAGCACCTGAAACCACTGGAAGCGACGCAGGAAGCCATGCATGAGATTGCGGGTGCGATCATCGCGATCACGTTCGTTATGGCGGCGGTGTTCATACCCGTGGCGTTCATGTCGGGTCCGGTCGGGATTTTTTACCGGCAGTTCTCCATAACCATGGCGACCTCCATTATCCTTTCGGGTGTCGTGGCCCTTACGCTGACGCCGGCACTTTGTGCAATGATGCTCAAGAATACCCATGGGCAGTTCAAGAAAAAGTCGGTTGTCAACCGCATCGTAGGGGCGTTCAACAAGTGGTTTGACAAACTGTCGGATCGCTACCGCCTGCTGTTGATGCGCATCATCACGCGGCGTACGGTCACCTTCGGGATGCTGATCGCGTTTTGTGTGGGCATCTGGTTCTTTAACGGGCGCGTGCCATCGGGCTTTATTCCCAACGAAGACCAGGGGATGTTCTATGCGGTGATCCAGACACCACCGGGCTCTTCGCTCGAACGGACGAATGAAATATCCGAACGCCTGCAGAAGATTGCCGAGAAAATGCCGGAAGTGCAATCGGTTTCGTCTTTGGCAGGATATGAGATCCTGACGGAAGGTACGGGCGCGAATGCCGGTACGTGTCTTATCAACCTCAAAAGCTGGGAAGACCGCGACAAATCGGTGCAGGAAGTCATTGAAGAACTCGAAGCCAAATCGAAAGACATCGCAGGTGCTACCATTGAATTCTTCCAACCACCTGCCGTTCCGGGCTATGGTGCGGCCGGCGGTTTCGAGTTGCGTGTGCTGGATAAGGCTGGCTCGGGCGATTACAAGAAAATGGAAACGGTGAGCAATGAACTGGTGGCGGCGCTCAATAAACGGCCGGAACTATCGTCGGTGTTCACGTTCTATAGCGCGAGTTTCCCGCAGTTCTTACTGCATGTTGACAATGATCTGGCCCAACAGAAAGGCGTGAGTATCGAGAATGCGATGAACACCATGTCGACCCTAGTGGGAAGTAACTATGAAATCAGTTTTATCAAATTCGGACGGCAATACAAAGTAATCGTGCAGGCGGCGCCGAACTATCGGGCGCTTCCGGAAGACATCCTCAAACTGTATGTGAAGAACGACCGGGATGAAATGGTGCCGTTCTCAGCGTTCATGCGGATGGAAAAGGTATACGGACTTTCCGAAATCACGCGGCAGAATATGTATAACGCGTCGGAGATTTCAGGATCGGCCGCACCGGGTTACAGTTCGGGTGAAGCCATCAGGGTGATCAACGAAGTGGCAGCCAAAACCCTACCCCGCGGCTTCGGTATCGACTGGGCGGGTATCTCGAAAGATGAGGTCGCGCGGGGGAATGAAGCCATTTACATCTTCCTCATCTGTTTGGCCTTCGTTTACCTGATTCTGGCCGCACAGTATGAGAGTTTCATTTTGCCGTTCGCGGTAATCCTATCGCTCGTTGCGGGTATCTTTGGCGCCTTCCTGTTGCTGTCGGCGCTCGGACTCGAGAACAACATCTACGCGCAGGTCGCCATGATCATGCTTATCGGACTCCTCGGTAAGAATGCGGTGTTGATCGTGGAGTTCGCCGCGCAGAAACACAAAGACGGACTTACGGTCTTCGAGGCGGCGCTGGAAGGTGCGGCCACCCGTTTCCGTCCGATCCTGATGACGTCGTTCGCGTTTATCGCCGGACTGGTACCACTCGTATTGGCATCCGGACCCGGTGCACTGGGTAACCGCACCATTGGCTCGGCCGCGGCCGGCGGGATGTTGATCGGAACCGTATTCGGGGTCTTGCTCATCCCCGGGCTGTATTACCTGTTTGCCAGTGTTTCCGAGCGCAATCCGATGATTGACAACGAGAATGAGAATCCGTTAACCGAAGAAATCGACCACAATGTATAA
- a CDS encoding efflux RND transporter periplasmic adaptor subunit: protein MKKMLALGLVALSCLYSCTTKTEEKEEAFHYTATSPVAIDTAFTKEYVSQIRSVRNIEIRAQEKGYLQNIYVDEGQFVHEGQLLFRIMPKIYEAELLKAKAEAKAAEIELQNARTLASKNIVSKNEQAVAQARLDQANAEMALAKLHLSFTEIRAPFSGTIDRLPMKLGSLIDEGELLTTLSDNSNMFAYFNVSEPEYISYQTDVKDRGSRKVILLLANGQPLSAKGEVEVIEGEFDNETGNIAFRAKFPNPDRLLRHGETGKVLLTIPLKGALLIPQKATYEIQDKKYVFVIGNDHKVHSREITVRGELPDIYVVEGGIDSRDKIVLEGVQKVKEDEKVEFTFEDPHEVIRHLKLKAE from the coding sequence ATGAAAAAAATGCTTGCTTTGGGCCTGGTTGCCCTGTCGTGCCTGTATAGTTGTACGACGAAAACCGAAGAGAAAGAAGAGGCGTTCCACTACACCGCCACGAGTCCGGTGGCCATCGACACCGCCTTCACAAAAGAGTATGTTTCCCAAATCCGTTCGGTGCGGAACATCGAAATCCGGGCCCAGGAAAAAGGGTACCTCCAGAACATTTACGTCGATGAGGGGCAGTTTGTGCACGAAGGGCAGTTGCTTTTCCGCATTATGCCCAAAATCTATGAAGCCGAACTGCTGAAGGCTAAAGCGGAGGCGAAGGCGGCCGAAATCGAGTTGCAGAATGCGCGTACGCTCGCCTCAAAAAACATTGTTTCGAAGAACGAGCAGGCCGTCGCACAGGCGCGTCTTGACCAGGCCAACGCTGAAATGGCGCTGGCGAAACTCCATTTGTCGTTTACCGAAATCCGTGCACCTTTTTCTGGCACGATCGACCGCCTACCGATGAAGCTGGGCAGCCTGATCGACGAAGGGGAGTTGTTGACGACGCTGTCGGACAACAGCAATATGTTTGCGTATTTCAATGTATCCGAACCAGAATACATCAGCTACCAAACCGATGTCAAAGACCGCGGCAGCCGCAAAGTCATCCTGTTGTTGGCCAACGGACAGCCTCTTTCCGCTAAAGGGGAAGTGGAAGTCATCGAAGGGGAATTTGACAACGAAACCGGAAACATCGCGTTTCGGGCCAAGTTTCCGAACCCTGACCGACTGTTGCGCCACGGCGAAACCGGCAAGGTGTTGCTGACCATCCCGCTCAAAGGGGCGTTGCTTATCCCGCAGAAAGCTACTTATGAGATCCAGGATAAGAAATACGTGTTCGTCATCGGCAACGACCACAAAGTGCATTCGCGCGAAATCACCGTGCGAGGGGAACTTCCGGATATTTATGTCGTAGAGGGCGGAATCGACTCCCGCGATAAAATCGTACTCGAAGGGGTGCAGAAAGTGAAAGAAGACGAGAAAGTCGAATTCACGTTTGAGGATCCGCACGAAGTGATCCGTCACCTGAAGCTCAAAGCGGAATAA